CCAGATGCTGACCAGAGAATTTGCTGGTGCCTGGTGGAGCGTCAGGAGCAGCTTCTAACTTCTTCATTCTCAGACCTTGTTTCTTCTTTCCGCCCAACTGCCCAAGATTACAGGTCGGGGAACAAAGATGAGTTGTTGACTTGCAGGCATGGATCTTGGATCGGAACAGTATTGCTCTGGCTTCCTGTATCTTACGTTATCCATGTTGGTCGTTGGATCCGAAACCACATGGAGTCTGCGAGAGCCTGCATGcagagaccatggcgcagggtGAACATCTTCAATCTACCGCAGGTTGGCTGCGATTGCGAATGTGATGGGCACACCGCACACGCCGACTGTTCAGTGGAGCGTTTGATCGGTTCAGACTTGAGATTTGTACAAGGCCACGCATTCTATAAGTTCAAGtctgacagaaaaaaaaactcaggggtgtttggcagtgtcacatcagatgttcggatgctaatcaggaggactaaacatgaactaattataaaactaattgcagaaccctgtgctaattcgcgagatgaatctattaaagctaattaatccatcattagtaaatggttactgcagcaccatcttgtcaaatcatggactaattaggcttaatagattcgtctcgcgaattagactccataggtgcaattaattttgtatttagactatgtttaatactcctaattagtatcaaaacatctgatgtgacaggtgctaaagtttagcggggtgtatccaaacgggcCCTCGGCGGTAGTACTCCACGGTGAATCAAAGTAGCAAGCACAACCATACAGGCCTGAAAATCACGCAACATACATCATCAAATCGTACGTGGGCCAGCAAGGCCGGCCGTGCAATATTGCAGCAGCTAGCAAGCCAGCAACCCTCTCTGGTCGGTGGTGGTCGACTGGTCGTCGTCAGCCGGACCACCGACCACCCGCTTGCCGCGCGGTATCGGACCAGAAGAATGCGCCGCCACTACACACGCACGATCGCCGCGCCGAAACCCTACCCTACGTAGCCAGCACCCTCAATGGTTGTATGTCGGTGGTAAGTCATCACGTTGGTACGATGACACGGTACCAGTTCTATAAGTTGTCTAAGGAAGAAGAGACCATGCAACCACCATGTGCAGGCTTGAGGATCCGATGTGAAAATAGCCTTGATTTCTCAGGGCTGACTTATAGCTACAAAACCAAACTTCTTCTCAAGCTTAGTGCTGCTCTCGCCAGCGTCACCTAGCTGTTCAGCCTTGATGCCAAGGATCACTTCAGCCCTCTCCTCCACGACGACTACTCGGCGCTGCAGTGTGACCTCCCCATCCTCGTTGACTAACACCTCCTTGCCTCTGGTGTCCAGCAGCACTACATCCTCACCAATGCTCGTGTTGCAGGCAGTGAGGCGTGCACTAAAGTTGCCTGATCCCTTGCTGATGCGGGCAGTGATGGTCGCCTCCACGGAGCGCTTGACATGAGCGTACCTGACCTCCACTGTGCTATGCTTGCTTGAAAGCACCTCTGTTCTGTGTAACTGAGACTGCCTCTGTAAGAGATGTTGTTGTATCCAAAGAAATCCAAGCATAAAATCTTGTCATCTTCAGGCAATGAACTCCCTTTGTCCTTCACTTTCAGGTCAATCTAAAAAATAGGCTCATCCCACAGCAGGATAGATCGGCTAGGATCTGTAAGTTCCAAAAGACAATCCTGCATACAGTGGCACACAAATTAAAGGCCAGCAAATTTCAATGGCCTTTaggaacaccatcactaaaggtgcaTCAGAAGCCAGACAAATTAAAGGCCCGCAAGTTTCAATTGCCTTTgggaacaccatcactaaaggtgaatcagcagccagcaatttatttcaccagtgatgcacatacaaaaccacttaggccctgtttgggaagggggtgttaaagtataacaccccacttttaacactttttaacactttcctatccaaacacttatgttaaaagtggggtgttaaagtttaacaccccatttttcataaaGACATGgaggggtgttaaaacttgctaaaggtgttaaaagtggtcccctctccactttttttcaggttaccccttctctctcctccctctctctccgccggccataaatgagggggcaatgaagtcatttcccaccaaaggtgttaaagtttaacacatcatccaaacaccccaatgtgttaaactttagcactctatttgagagtgttaaaactttaacacttgttaaattttaacacagggtatccaaacaggtccttaatagcattctctaaaatgaagatttaaggatcaggaatgtgcccacctactgaaatcttgcatgtcagggccagccaaccaagaactgaagtggataccaactataaaaactacatttgatatacttttaaaaatataaccAAGTTTTACTATTTACGTTTTAAGAGCCAGCAACAACATGCATAAAGTATCTCTGATGGCAAGGTTCTGATCCTAATTCACAGTATcaacctgtataaatatttcttccgAATGCTAGCATGGAGCTAAACGCCATAAAAATCAGCTGATATTACCAGTACTACCAAGCATATTACACCATATACATGCATTGAGATGCTTATAGTAGATTAAATGGGCGATGGAATAGGACAGAAGTTGAAACACAGATGTTTGAACATGCCTGAGAGGTGAGGGTCTGGCAATTATCTCTGCCTCGACTGAAGAGGTAGTTGCGCTTCCAGTCTAGGGAATCGCGCACAGCGACGATGCCATAGACATCTAGTGGCCATTGGAGGTCGCTGGTGATCTGATTCACCTTGACGAAGAAGACCTCCATGGTATCACCAGGTCCAGCAGTTGCTGGCAGCATCGGTATGTCCGTGTAGCACATGGGAGGGTACTGAGCTGAAAAAGGAAGGGGGTTATTTGTTAGTCTAGTCATCTATACCTAGACATCAcaattgattgatgatgaagcaaacaaatgcTGTGCATAAGGAAAAACTGTTACTCGTAGCTGTATATGATAAAATGGCTTGGAAAGGGGATTTATTTGACAAACAATGTAATTAGGAGCAAACATATGGGTAACTCACATAGATCTCAAGCCAATATCGGATTGAAATGGATTGAAATGGGGTTCATATTAACATTTAATAttatcttttattctttctaaaataaaatcagTAGGTTTTGTAAACAACAGGATCCAAAACGGATGACCCACATCATGGCGTTCTTCTAAATTAAAGAATGTAGACCTACACCCCGTCTGGCTAGACAGATCGACCTCCTACCATTGATCTCAAGCACCAGTCCCCAGCAAGTTCACGCATCTAATTATATATGCCTCCTTGATATAAGAAAAGAAACGAATGCTTGATCAAGATGAGGAAAAGCATGAGAGATGTGCAGGTGAATACGTACTCTCGGCCTCGAAGGGGATGGCGCCGTTTCTGCCGAACATCCAGAGCCAACTCTTGCGGTGCAACTCAAAGCAACGttccggccccagctcctcgtcctcctcctcatccgtctCCATGGCGCTGCGGTGGTCGCCGTTGTCGGCCTCGCGGGGCCTTTTAGCATCGCCGCCCTGAAGCACTTGACCCGCGGCCTTCTCCGGATCCAGATCAGACCtcttgtggccgtggccgttctcacccagcttcgcctccagatCCATCGCCTCCGTATTCCGCCGCCGAGAAGGTTAGGGTTtttgccccgccgccgaagagaaGGTTAGCGAAATGCCTCTAGGGGTGTGTGCAACATGTGCTTGTGACAATGTTTCTATTGGCTAGTACTGCACCTGTCTGGTTCTAAg
This portion of the Setaria viridis chromosome 7, Setaria_viridis_v4.0, whole genome shotgun sequence genome encodes:
- the LOC117865705 gene encoding uncharacterized protein, with protein sequence MDLEAKLGENGHGHKRSDLDPEKAAGQVLQGGDAKRPREADNGDHRSAMETDEEEDEELGPERCFELHRKSWLWMFGRNGAIPFEAETQYPPMCYTDIPMLPATAGPGDTMEVFFVKVNQITSDLQWPLDVYGIVAVRDSLDWKRNYLFSRGRDNCQTLTSQACSNICVSTSVLFHRPFNLL